GCCCAAAAGGAGAGGCCGGGTCCAAAGGTAGGTGGTTGGTATGTGGCCAgtctgggagggagaagggaggagtaCGGTGGCAGTCCTGGATGTGACCTCAGGCAGCAACCTCAGAGTGCCAGGAAAAGGCCAGATGGTCAGTGCTGGGTAGGCTGCATCGtgaccccttcctccctccccccttcccacaCTGATGGTGCTGTCCTGTTCCCTTCCATGGACGAACTCCTATAAGGAGAACCTTCTCCCCagttctctgtctccccctgGAGCAGTGGGTGAAAACTCCACTAGTGAACACACTCTCAGCAGCATTCGCACCAGTTGGTTCCTTCCTCAGGAGAAGCGGGTGTGGCCGGCACGCCTGGTTCTGCAGGGACACGAGGCCCCACAGGTGttaaaggagagagaggtggCCCTGGTGAGCGCGGAGCCCCTGGGAATGCCGGGGCCGCAGGTGAGTGACGGAAGGAGCCAGGGCCGGGCTCCGGTTCCCTTGTGTCCCCCTGGTGCTGTTGATGGCCACCCCTCAGCCACTACTAATCATCATGTCAGAGCTGGCATGATTGGGGTGGGGGCGTCTACGTCCAAGGAGGGTGACTGCTGGGCTCTGGGAGCTGTCTGCATCCAGGGAGAGTGACGCGTGAGCACCAGGGCTAGTCTGGGTGCCGGAGAGGttggtcactgggtgatgggacAGTCAGTGTGCGGAGAGGGTACATGGCTGGGTTCTGGGAGCAGTCTGTATAGGGGAAGGGGGACCGTAGGCCAGTTGGACAGTCCATGTACTAGGAGGCTGAAAATGCTGGAAAACGTGTACAGAGCTCATCAAGCTCTCCTTCTGTGATCCCAGGACCTGCTGGAGCCATGGGTCCGCCGGGTCCTCCAGGTGCCAAAGGGCCCCCAGGACTGAAGGGTGACAGAGGTGCTCCTGgggacaaaggagcaaagggagagagcgGGCTTCTGGGTAAGGTGGCATCTGCCAGACTGGGGAGTTCccacggggtgggggcaggggaggaaggtggCGTTCTTTTTATCGGGACAGCCTATCTTCTCGGACTTTGGCTCCATTAGTCACGGGGAGTGGTGGGAAGCAGGAAAGCTAGCAGGCAGGAAGGTAGGTGAATTAGGCTCTGGTTTTAGGCTTACTCACTGGGGGGCA
Above is a window of Ailuropoda melanoleuca isolate Jingjing unplaced genomic scaffold, ASM200744v2 unplaced-scaffold8814, whole genome shotgun sequence DNA encoding:
- the LOC100482361 gene encoding pulmonary surfactant-associated protein D, with the translated sequence QLAPPGPKAGFIPISSATTGLPGAVGRAGTPGPAGPVGPKGDNGSAGEPGPKGDSGPSGPPGPRGVPGPAGREGPSGKQGNVGPPGPPGPKGEAGSKGEAGVAGTPGSAGTRGPTGVKGERGGPGERGAPGNAGAAGPAGAMGPPGPPGAKGPPGLKGDRGAPGDKGAKGESGLLGKVASARLGSSHGVGAGEEGGVLFIGTAYLLGLWLH